One window of the Streptomyces sp. TS71-3 genome contains the following:
- a CDS encoding alpha/beta fold hydrolase, with protein MPTVTTRDGVDIHYKDWGNGRPVVFSHGWPLNADAWDDQMKHVADNGFRGIAHDRRGHGRSEQPWGGYDFDTFADDLNDLIDKLDLHDVTLVAHSMGGGELARYIGRHGTRRISQAVLLSAIPPLMLKTDTNPEGVPAKVFEDIKSGIIAERSQFWKDLSESFFGANRRGNRVTQGNLDAFWFMAMHESIEAGVRCVDAYARTDFTEDLRNFGVPTLVVHGDDDQIVPFEATGKKAAQLIPNATLKVYEGGAHGLAMVPGDKEKFNRDLLEFLSS; from the coding sequence ATGCCCACTGTGACCACCCGTGACGGTGTCGACATCCACTACAAGGACTGGGGCAACGGGCGCCCGGTCGTCTTCAGCCACGGCTGGCCGCTCAACGCGGACGCCTGGGACGACCAGATGAAACACGTCGCGGACAACGGCTTCCGAGGCATCGCCCACGACCGCCGCGGCCACGGCCGCTCCGAGCAGCCCTGGGGCGGCTACGACTTCGACACGTTCGCGGACGACCTGAACGACCTCATCGACAAGCTCGACCTGCACGACGTCACGCTGGTCGCGCACTCCATGGGCGGCGGCGAGCTGGCCCGCTACATCGGCCGCCACGGCACCCGGCGGATCAGCCAGGCCGTGCTGCTCTCGGCGATCCCGCCGCTGATGCTCAAGACGGACACCAACCCCGAGGGGGTGCCCGCGAAAGTCTTCGAGGACATCAAGAGCGGCATCATCGCCGAGCGTTCACAGTTCTGGAAGGACCTCTCGGAGTCGTTCTTCGGCGCGAACCGGCGCGGCAACCGCGTGACGCAGGGGAACCTGGACGCGTTCTGGTTCATGGCGATGCACGAGAGCATCGAGGCGGGCGTCAGGTGCGTGGACGCGTACGCGAGGACGGACTTCACGGAGGACCTGAGGAACTTCGGGGTTCCGACGCTTGTCGTGCACGGGGACGACGATCAGATCGTGCCGTTCGAGGCGACCGGGAAGAAAGCGGCTCAGCTCATTCCGAATGCCACGCTCAAGGTGTATGAGGGCGGGGCGCACGGGTTGGCGATGGTTCCCGGTGACAAGGAGAAATTCAACCGGGACCTTTTGGAGTTCCTCTCCTCCTGA
- the glgB gene encoding 1,4-alpha-glucan branching enzyme — MPAGDRERLLAGTHHDPHAVLGAHRTGDGVVVRALRPGARAVTVVTPDARVPLHDDGGGFFSGALPPRAAPEYRLSVTYPAPETATDSGAGTGTATGAGPAHVRVAPGGPGGPGGPAAPAKRTTAAGKATVPTEPAAPAEPTKSAAPATPAAPAEPTETPAPDVMHDTEDAFRFLPSLGEFDLHLIREGRHEQLWLALGARPMEHQGTEGTRFTVWAPNARGVRVVGGFNYWDGTGHPMRSLGSCGVWELFVPAVGEGELYKFEITRPDGTRTLRADPMARRTETPPATASVVFASHHEWGDGAWLAHRAAQSVHEAPLSVYEVHLPSWRPGLTYRQLAEQLPAYVSDLGFTHVEFMPVAEHPFGGSWGYQVTGFYAPTARLGTPDDFKHLVDALHRAGIGVLVDWVPAHFPRDDWALAEFDGRPLYEHQDPVRAAHPDWGTLEFDYGRPEVRNFLVANAVYWCEEFHIDGLRVDAVASMLYLDYSRRPGEWAPNAHGGRENLDAVAFLQEMNATVYRRVPGVVTIAEESTAWDGVTRPTHLTGAGGLGGLGFGLKWNMGWMHDSLGYAAHEPVHRKYHHHEMTFSMVYAYSENYVLPISHDEVVHGKRSLVSKMPGDWWQQRANQRAYLGFMWAHPGKQLLFMGQEFAQGAEWSEGHGPDWWLLDPAYPAEPDHRGVRDLVRDLNTVYWGEPALWQRDSDPRGFAWVVGDAAEDNVFAFLRFAADGSPLLSVCNFSPVVRHGFRVGVPEAEPAWHEILNTDDPWYGGSGVRGAGVHKAEPVPAGGHPTSLALTLPPLATVWLRPV; from the coding sequence GTGCCGGCCGGGGACCGGGAGCGGCTGCTCGCCGGCACGCACCACGACCCCCACGCCGTGCTGGGCGCGCACCGCACCGGGGACGGCGTCGTCGTGCGGGCCCTGCGGCCGGGAGCCCGGGCGGTCACCGTGGTCACCCCAGACGCCCGCGTCCCGCTGCACGACGACGGGGGCGGCTTCTTCTCCGGCGCCCTGCCGCCGCGGGCGGCGCCGGAGTACCGGCTGAGCGTCACGTACCCGGCCCCGGAGACCGCCACGGATTCCGGGGCGGGCACCGGCACGGCGACCGGGGCGGGCCCGGCCCACGTGCGCGTCGCCCCCGGCGGACCTGGGGGCCCCGGCGGCCCCGCTGCCCCGGCCAAGCGCACGACCGCCGCGGGCAAGGCCACCGTCCCCACCGAACCGGCCGCCCCCGCAGAACCCACCAAATCCGCCGCCCCCGCCACCCCCGCCGCCCCCGCAGAACCCACCGAAACCCCCGCCCCCGACGTCATGCACGACACGGAGGACGCCTTCCGCTTCCTCCCCTCCCTCGGCGAGTTCGACCTGCATCTGATCAGGGAGGGGCGGCACGAGCAGCTCTGGCTGGCGCTGGGCGCGCGGCCCATGGAGCACCAGGGCACGGAGGGCACCCGTTTCACCGTCTGGGCGCCGAACGCGCGCGGGGTCAGGGTGGTCGGCGGCTTCAACTACTGGGACGGCACCGGACACCCCATGCGCTCGCTGGGCTCCTGCGGCGTCTGGGAACTGTTCGTGCCGGCCGTCGGCGAGGGCGAGCTGTACAAGTTCGAGATCACCCGCCCGGACGGCACCCGGACGCTGCGGGCGGACCCGATGGCACGCCGCACCGAGACGCCGCCCGCCACCGCGTCCGTCGTCTTCGCGTCGCACCACGAGTGGGGGGACGGGGCGTGGCTCGCGCACCGCGCGGCGCAGTCCGTGCACGAGGCGCCCCTGTCGGTGTACGAGGTGCACCTGCCGTCCTGGCGCCCCGGGCTGACGTACCGCCAGCTCGCCGAGCAGCTTCCCGCCTACGTGTCGGACCTGGGTTTCACGCACGTGGAGTTCATGCCGGTGGCCGAGCATCCGTTCGGCGGTTCCTGGGGCTACCAGGTGACGGGCTTCTACGCGCCGACGGCCAGGCTGGGCACCCCGGACGACTTCAAGCACCTGGTGGACGCGCTGCACCGGGCGGGCATCGGGGTGCTGGTGGACTGGGTGCCCGCGCACTTCCCGCGCGACGACTGGGCGCTCGCCGAGTTCGACGGGCGTCCGCTGTACGAGCACCAGGATCCGGTGCGGGCCGCGCACCCCGACTGGGGGACGCTGGAGTTCGACTACGGGCGCCCCGAGGTGCGGAACTTCCTGGTGGCCAACGCGGTCTACTGGTGCGAGGAGTTCCACATCGACGGGCTGCGGGTGGACGCGGTGGCGTCGATGCTCTATCTGGACTACTCGCGCCGGCCCGGCGAGTGGGCCCCGAACGCGCACGGCGGCCGGGAGAACCTGGACGCGGTGGCGTTCCTCCAGGAGATGAACGCCACCGTGTACCGGCGGGTGCCGGGCGTGGTGACGATCGCGGAGGAGTCGACCGCCTGGGACGGCGTCACCCGTCCCACCCACCTCACCGGCGCCGGGGGCCTCGGCGGCCTCGGCTTCGGGCTGAAGTGGAACATGGGCTGGATGCACGACTCGCTCGGGTACGCGGCGCACGAGCCGGTGCACCGGAAGTACCACCACCACGAGATGACGTTCTCCATGGTGTACGCGTACAGCGAGAACTACGTCCTGCCGATCTCGCACGACGAGGTGGTGCACGGCAAGCGGTCGCTGGTGTCGAAGATGCCCGGGGACTGGTGGCAGCAGCGCGCCAACCAGCGGGCGTATCTGGGGTTCATGTGGGCCCACCCGGGAAAGCAGCTGCTCTTCATGGGGCAGGAGTTCGCGCAGGGCGCCGAGTGGTCGGAGGGGCACGGCCCGGACTGGTGGCTGCTCGATCCCGCGTACCCGGCCGAGCCGGACCACCGCGGCGTACGGGATCTGGTGCGCGACCTGAACACGGTGTACTGGGGCGAGCCGGCGCTGTGGCAGCGCGACAGCGACCCGCGGGGCTTCGCGTGGGTGGTGGGGGACGCCGCGGAGGACAACGTCTTCGCGTTCCTGCGGTTCGCCGCCGACGGCTCCCCGCTGCTGTCGGTGTGCAACTTCTCGCCGGTGGTGCGGCACGGCTTCCGTGTCGGCGTGCCGGAGGCGGAGCCGGCCTGGCACGAGATCCTCAACACCGACGATCCCTGGTACGGCGGGAGCGGGGTGCGGGGCGCGGGCGTCCACAAGGCGGAGCCGGTGCCGGCCGGGGGCCACCCGACCAGTCTGGCCTTGACGCTGCCGCCCCTCGCGACCGTGTGGCTACGGCCCGTGTAG